In a genomic window of Magnolia sinica isolate HGM2019 chromosome 14, MsV1, whole genome shotgun sequence:
- the LOC131225156 gene encoding uncharacterized protein LOC131225156 isoform X1 — protein MAAPFAPKSFHLFLLLTRRRKTNPPRISRQNIASAMLRSLFISAIVISTLVGSVLSHEDHGESSCESSSEAPIMAEYRPGIVTVDGHADDWSEVDGFEFALLPALDPDEDHEYKGGKMTVKALHDGNDVFFMLQVEGEYAYSKGVNSKCPSVALMFQVGENATYHNMGGCKEQPSTCTSKTCRGHEVDIMHFSIGNAIPGRLYGGNPIDNREGYGGDRFGHLVDLYAWTPHCRYLDGMGPSGNDTTAQNNWKGAWWHDSLTVHSGFVEEDSPYATAGQKGAYYFEFSRPLRTMDRLQQDAQFTIGQSSKVAVAFWYPIDGTPWSGSQHYSVNCDWLTLDISSASSSSSVMKASSRSSWDAASAFSLLLSVVAFCLSVFVAYWVSKTKAIPFTPIDHL, from the exons ATGGCGGCTCCATTTGCTCCCAAATCCTttcatctctttcttcttctcacgAGAAGAAGGAAAACAAACCCCCCTCGAATTTCTCGCCAAAATATCGCCTCAGCCATGCTCAGATCCCTATTCATTTCCGCCATCGTGATCTCTACGCTGGTTGGATCAGTACTCTCCCACGAGGATCATGGAGAGAGCAGCTGCGAGTCGAGCTCGGAAGCTCCGATCATGGCCGAGTATAGGCCTGGAATCGTGACCGTTGATGGGCATGCTGATGATTGGAGTGAGGTTGATGGGTTTGAATTCGCTTTACTTCCCGCGCTGGACCCAGATGAGGATCACGAATACAAGGGCgggaaaatgactgtgaag GCTCTGCATGACGGGAATGACGTTTTCTTCATGCTGCAAGTTGAGGGGGAGTATGCTTACTCTAAGGG TGTGAATAGCAAATGCCCTTCTGTTGCTCTTATGTTTCAAGTTGGAGAGAATGCCACATATCACAAT ATGGGTGGGTGTAAAGAACAACCATCCACATGCACCAGCAAAACATGCCGGGGACATGAAGTTGATATCATGCACTTCTCAATTGGAAATGCTATTCCAGGACGACTGTATGGCGGCAATCCCATAGATAACAGAGAGGGATATGGAGGTGACAG GTTCGGGCATTTGGTAGATCTGTATGCATGGACTCCGCACTGTCGATACCTAGATGGGATGGGTCCTTCAG GAAATGATACGACTGCACAGAACAACTGGAAAGGGGCATGGTGGCACGATAGCTTAACTGTTCACTCAG GTTTTGTTGAGGAAGATAGCCCATATGCAACAGCTGGTCAAAAAGGCGCCTATTACTTCGAATTCTCAAGGCCTCTAAGGACCATGGATCGTCTTCAACAG GATGCTCAGTTTACGATTGGTCAATCGAGCAAGGTGGCAGTTGCTTTCTGGTACCCCATTGACGGAACTCCGTGGAGCGGGTCCCAGCACTATTCCGTGAACTGCGATTGGTTGACCTTGGATATCTCCTCGGCCTCCAGCAGCAGCTCTGTTATGAAAGCATCTTCGAGGAGTTCATGGGATGCTGCCAGTGCCTTCTCCCTGCTCCTATCTGTGGTCGCCTTCTGCCTGTCTGTATTCGTCGCATACTGGGTTTCAAAAACCAAGGCCATCCCCTTTACACCCATCGACCACCTTTAG
- the LOC131225156 gene encoding uncharacterized protein LOC131225156 isoform X2, with amino-acid sequence MAAPFAPKSFHLFLLLTRRRKTNPPRISRQNIASAMLRSLFISAIVISTLVGSVLSHEDHGESSCESSSEAPIMAEYRPGIVTVDGHADDWSEVDGFEFALLPALDPDEDHEYKGGKMTVKALHDGNDVFFMLQVEGEYAYSKGVNSKCPSVALMFQVGENATYHNMGGCKEQPSTCTSKTCRGHEVDIMHFSIGNAIPGRLYGGNPIDNREGYGGDRFGHLVDLYAWTPHCRYLDGMGPSGNDTTAQNNWKGAWWHDSLTVHSDLLQAIWIGFNLICCGPWTPFSLFRLYLFISSGAGSVLAAGSARGVWCTIHVADGLVVPDYPSTASYIWMARGSHTKCITKATMNGSLQMDAMGHQSGSTAPCAFLANPVFWI; translated from the exons ATGGCGGCTCCATTTGCTCCCAAATCCTttcatctctttcttcttctcacgAGAAGAAGGAAAACAAACCCCCCTCGAATTTCTCGCCAAAATATCGCCTCAGCCATGCTCAGATCCCTATTCATTTCCGCCATCGTGATCTCTACGCTGGTTGGATCAGTACTCTCCCACGAGGATCATGGAGAGAGCAGCTGCGAGTCGAGCTCGGAAGCTCCGATCATGGCCGAGTATAGGCCTGGAATCGTGACCGTTGATGGGCATGCTGATGATTGGAGTGAGGTTGATGGGTTTGAATTCGCTTTACTTCCCGCGCTGGACCCAGATGAGGATCACGAATACAAGGGCgggaaaatgactgtgaag GCTCTGCATGACGGGAATGACGTTTTCTTCATGCTGCAAGTTGAGGGGGAGTATGCTTACTCTAAGGG TGTGAATAGCAAATGCCCTTCTGTTGCTCTTATGTTTCAAGTTGGAGAGAATGCCACATATCACAAT ATGGGTGGGTGTAAAGAACAACCATCCACATGCACCAGCAAAACATGCCGGGGACATGAAGTTGATATCATGCACTTCTCAATTGGAAATGCTATTCCAGGACGACTGTATGGCGGCAATCCCATAGATAACAGAGAGGGATATGGAGGTGACAG GTTCGGGCATTTGGTAGATCTGTATGCATGGACTCCGCACTGTCGATACCTAGATGGGATGGGTCCTTCAG GAAATGATACGACTGCACAGAACAACTGGAAAGGGGCATGGTGGCACGATAGCTTAACTGTTCACTCAG ATCTTCTCCAGGCTATATGGATAGGATTCAATCTTATCTGTTGTGGGCCATGGACTCCATTCTCACTTTTCAGATTATACCTGTTCATATCAAGTGGGGCCGGTTCTGTCTTGGCTGCCGGATCAGCAAGGGGTGTTTGGTGCACAATACATGTGGCTGATGGGTTGGTGGTTCCAGACTATCCATCTACTGCATCCTATATATGGATGGCCCGGGGTTCACACACCAAATGCATTACGAAAGCCACAATGAATGGTAGCCTTCAAATGGATG CCATGGGCCATCAGTCTGGATCCACCGCTCCATGTGCATTCCTCGCCAATCCTGTGTTCTGGATCTGA